In Leisingera methylohalidivorans DSM 14336, a single genomic region encodes these proteins:
- a CDS encoding helix-turn-helix domain-containing protein, producing the protein MLQPFSAKRSRAGKSLPALAAQAGIAKSTLSKFEASNGNPNVETLWALAAALDVPLSLLFEAEAPATKLIRAGEGEPMETEQTDFSAVLLSRCPLKMRRDVYRVVMPPGEIRRAQPHPRGTIEHMVVCAGEMRAGPDGQEELLVAGDYYTYPGDHPHSYQAPQPDTMFMMVMEAP; encoded by the coding sequence TTGCTGCAGCCATTCAGCGCGAAACGCAGCCGCGCAGGAAAGTCGCTGCCGGCGCTTGCTGCCCAGGCTGGAATTGCTAAATCGACCCTGTCGAAGTTCGAAGCCAGCAACGGAAACCCCAATGTAGAGACGCTTTGGGCACTGGCCGCAGCGCTGGACGTTCCGCTGAGCCTGCTGTTTGAAGCTGAGGCGCCCGCGACCAAGCTGATCCGGGCGGGTGAAGGGGAGCCGATGGAAACGGAGCAGACGGATTTCTCCGCGGTGCTTCTGTCGCGTTGTCCGCTGAAGATGCGCCGGGATGTTTACCGGGTAGTGATGCCGCCGGGCGAGATCCGCCGCGCCCAGCCGCATCCGCGGGGCACGATAGAGCATATGGTGGTCTGTGCGGGGGAAATGCGTGCCGGCCCGGATGGGCAGGAGGAACTTCTGGTCGCCGGGGACTACTACACCTATCCCGGCGACCATCCGCACAGCTACCAGGCGCCGCAGCCGGACACGATGTTCATGATGGTGATGGAGGCGCCCTGA
- the truB gene encoding tRNA pseudouridine(55) synthase TruB, translating to MARKRKGRDISGWLVVDKPAGLTSTAVVNKVRWALDAKKAGHAGTLDPEATGVLAVALGEATKTVPYITDALKAYTFTVRLGAATNTDDAEGEVIATSDERPADAQIKEALQPFLGEIMQVPPKFSAVKIDGQRAYKLARDGEEVELAARPLWVEELILLDRPDEDHVVLEMTCGKGGYVRSIARDLGAALGCYGHVKQLRRIWSGPFDAEDGISLELVDELAKSTDLDQYLRPLEEGLADLPELKCTPQGAVRLRNGNPGMVMAADVEYGDEAWASLDGQAVAVGIYKAGELHPSRVFVQPERAA from the coding sequence ATGGCACGCAAACGCAAAGGGCGCGATATTTCCGGCTGGCTGGTGGTGGACAAGCCCGCGGGGCTGACCAGCACAGCGGTTGTGAACAAGGTGCGCTGGGCGCTGGATGCCAAAAAGGCAGGCCATGCGGGAACCCTGGACCCCGAGGCAACCGGCGTTCTGGCTGTGGCACTTGGAGAAGCAACCAAGACCGTGCCTTATATCACCGATGCGCTGAAGGCCTATACCTTCACTGTGCGGCTGGGTGCGGCGACCAATACCGACGACGCCGAGGGCGAGGTGATTGCGACCAGCGATGAACGTCCCGCTGACGCGCAGATCAAAGAAGCGCTGCAACCCTTCCTGGGCGAGATCATGCAGGTGCCGCCCAAGTTTTCAGCGGTGAAGATCGACGGCCAGCGTGCCTATAAGCTGGCGCGTGACGGCGAGGAGGTAGAGCTTGCTGCCCGTCCGCTGTGGGTCGAAGAACTGATCCTGCTGGACCGTCCTGATGAGGACCACGTGGTGCTGGAAATGACCTGCGGCAAGGGCGGCTACGTGCGCTCGATCGCCCGCGATCTGGGGGCGGCGCTGGGCTGCTATGGCCATGTGAAGCAACTGCGGCGGATCTGGTCCGGCCCGTTTGATGCCGAGGATGGTATCTCGCTGGAGCTGGTGGACGAGCTGGCGAAATCCACTGACCTGGACCAGTATCTGCGGCCGCTGGAGGAAGGACTCGCCGACCTGCCCGAGCTGAAATGCACGCCGCAGGGTGCGGTGCGCTTGCGCAATGGCAATCCGGGCATGGTGATGGCCGCGGATGTGGAGTACGGCGATGAAGCCTGGGCTTCGCTGGATGGACAGGCAGTGGCTGTGGGGATCTACAAAGCCGGTGAATTGCACCCGAGCCGGGTTTTTGTGCAGCCGGAACGAGCCGCGTAG
- a CDS encoding calcium-binding protein, with protein MVVEVERAMLWLASVLGLVAVGSAVLVDNETPDGDETSSGPGPEADTGGDGLDAGYIEPDGSTVTGTDDNDIIAGTGAADSLDGGDGDDQLGGYSGHDWIGGGQGNDVLHGDSGDDSLSGGAGQDLLHGEDGADVLQGGAGEDSLFGHFGDDTLQGGGGADLLHGGQGEDWLEGGQGQDTLHGNDSDDSLAGGGGRDVLYGGYGNDVVSGAGDGADQDYVNGGTGDDTLIAGAGDVLTGGDGDDQFMAGHWTGTEDAVHLMDFDSNEDKLVLVWDFEGDEPSVELRQSPGAEDEQLILVDGEPALRVTGAKGMTAADLVLIDPASAVATGLLPQ; from the coding sequence GTGGTTGTTGAGGTAGAACGGGCAATGTTGTGGCTGGCGAGTGTTCTTGGCCTTGTTGCAGTAGGCAGCGCGGTCCTGGTTGATAATGAAACCCCGGATGGCGACGAGACGTCCTCTGGCCCCGGTCCGGAGGCGGATACCGGCGGGGATGGGCTGGATGCCGGATATATCGAACCGGATGGCAGCACCGTAACCGGTACCGATGACAATGACATCATTGCGGGAACCGGGGCGGCCGACAGCCTTGACGGCGGTGATGGCGATGACCAGCTTGGCGGCTACAGCGGTCATGACTGGATCGGCGGAGGCCAGGGCAACGACGTTCTGCATGGCGATAGCGGAGATGACAGCCTGTCCGGCGGCGCAGGCCAGGACCTGCTGCATGGCGAAGACGGTGCGGACGTGCTGCAGGGCGGCGCCGGAGAGGACAGTCTCTTCGGGCACTTCGGAGATGACACGCTGCAGGGCGGCGGCGGAGCGGATCTGCTGCACGGCGGTCAGGGCGAAGATTGGCTTGAAGGCGGTCAGGGTCAGGACACGCTGCATGGCAATGACAGCGATGACAGCCTTGCGGGCGGCGGCGGCAGGGATGTGCTGTATGGCGGTTATGGAAATGATGTGGTTTCCGGTGCCGGGGACGGCGCGGACCAGGACTATGTCAATGGCGGAACCGGTGATGACACACTGATTGCCGGGGCGGGGGATGTGCTGACCGGCGGTGATGGCGATGATCAGTTCATGGCGGGCCACTGGACCGGGACCGAAGATGCCGTGCACCTGATGGATTTCGATTCAAATGAAGATAAGCTGGTGCTGGTCTGGGACTTCGAAGGCGACGAACCTTCGGTGGAGCTGCGTCAAAGCCCCGGGGCAGAAGACGAGCAGCTTATCCTTGTCGACGGCGAGCCGGCCTTGCGGGTCACCGGAGCCAAGGGGATGACAGCAGCGGATCTGGTTCTGATCGACCCAGCCTCTGCCGTTGCAACCGGGTTGCTGCCTCAGTAG
- a CDS encoding lipopolysaccharide biosynthesis protein, which translates to MKRPPLWKITRELKRPLQQITQLPSRLGSLLLGRWYYDTILARKIRCAEGAIPAGPQPAVYLIFPSQGLQESHFIALRYLIDSGFAPVVVSNIPLGDADRQRLIEVCWLCIERPNFGYDFGGYRDGLLTARTRLKRIDRLVLLNDSSWFPLPGAGDWLAAAEALNADFAAAACNYGHPRVEAEHFRSINWAYSTANRNFQYCSFALMLSGGLMADPEFIKFWKRFPLTNNKKFIVRRGETGLTQWVMAHGFSHRAVLKTADLDQRLAQLPPDEIRQVAEETVIFGRPSLAALKARLLSNGAPAEDYLSFILTAVATQGVSYTLPAYLHAEEGFAFLKKSPCWLTQDGSDITLRFAAGLKGEAGQVFAAEARQLRQSRAADFPPALD; encoded by the coding sequence ATGAAACGGCCCCCACTTTGGAAAATCACCCGCGAGCTGAAACGCCCGTTGCAGCAGATCACCCAGTTGCCAAGCCGCCTCGGTTCGCTGCTGCTGGGGCGCTGGTATTATGATACAATCCTGGCCCGCAAGATCCGCTGCGCCGAGGGCGCCATACCGGCCGGACCGCAGCCTGCGGTCTACCTGATTTTCCCCAGTCAGGGCCTGCAAGAGTCCCACTTCATCGCTCTGCGCTATCTGATCGACAGCGGTTTTGCCCCGGTTGTGGTGTCCAACATCCCGCTTGGCGATGCCGACCGGCAGCGGCTGATCGAAGTCTGCTGGCTGTGCATTGAACGCCCGAATTTCGGATATGACTTCGGCGGCTATCGCGACGGGCTGCTGACGGCCCGTACGCGGCTGAAGCGCATTGACCGGCTGGTGTTGCTGAATGATTCCTCCTGGTTTCCGCTGCCAGGGGCAGGCGACTGGCTGGCTGCGGCCGAGGCACTGAATGCGGATTTCGCGGCTGCCGCCTGCAACTACGGCCATCCGCGGGTGGAGGCTGAGCACTTCCGCAGCATCAACTGGGCCTATTCTACTGCCAACCGGAACTTTCAGTACTGCTCCTTTGCGCTGATGCTGTCAGGCGGGCTGATGGCTGACCCGGAGTTCATTAAGTTCTGGAAACGTTTCCCGCTGACCAACAACAAGAAATTCATCGTGCGGCGGGGGGAAACCGGCCTTACCCAGTGGGTGATGGCACATGGGTTTTCGCATCGTGCCGTGCTGAAGACCGCAGATTTGGATCAGCGGCTGGCGCAGCTGCCACCGGACGAAATCCGGCAGGTCGCCGAAGAAACGGTCATCTTCGGCCGCCCCAGCCTGGCGGCGCTGAAGGCCAGGCTGCTGTCAAACGGCGCCCCCGCGGAAGATTACCTGTCATTCATCCTGACCGCCGTTGCCACCCAAGGCGTCAGCTACACGCTGCCTGCCTATCTGCATGCGGAGGAAGGGTTCGCCTTCCTCAAGAAATCGCCCTGCTGGCTGACCCAGGACGGGTCGGACATCACTCTGCGTTTTGCAGCCGGACTGAAGGGCGAGGCTGGTCAGGTCTTCGCCGCAGAGGCCCGCCAATTGCGTCAAAGCCGGGCAGCGGATTTTCCACCGGCATTGGACTGA
- a CDS encoding aldehyde dehydrogenase family protein, translating into MTIKEIFDTMDYGPAPESAAEALAWLVDQGSRFGHFINGEFTAPGDGFDSRNPATGEVLATLTQATQEDVDAAVDAARNAQGKWQELGGPGRARYLYAIARLLQKHSRLFAVLETLDNGKPIRESRDIDIPLAQRHFYYHAGMAQLMESELPDAEALGVCGQIIPWNFPLLMLAWKIAPAIAMGNTVVLKPAEYTSLTALLFADICRQAGLPEGVVNIVTGDGAAGEMITAADVDKIAFTGSTSVGRRIREATAGSGKELTLELGGKSPYIVFDDADIDSAIEGLVDAIWFNQGQVCCAGSRLLVQEGIAGRFHTKLKARMDGLRIGNPLDKCIDVGAVVDPVQLDTISSMVAANQAGTMHQAQVEMPESGCFYPPTLIEGLSPADLLMQEEIFGPVLVSCTFRTPAEAVELANNTRYGLAATVWTENLNLALDMAPKLAAGVVWINGTNMFDAAAGFGGVRESGFGREGGWEGLTAYTRAKAKIKPLAKAEPFDGNGAPADPLDRTAKMYIGGKQARPDSGYSQAVYSKTGTLLGHAGLASRKDIRNAVEAAAGAKGWSRTTGHLRAQILYYIGENLSARAAEFAARIDAMTGRKTGTAEVETSIQRLFTAAAWADKYDGQIHGVPIRGVALAMKEPAGVIGALCADETPLLGLVSAMAPAMAMGNRVVLAASEPFPLAATDFYQVLETSDVPAGVVNILTGRHAELAKPLASHLNVDAVWSFSSTDLSAAIEAASAGNLKRTWVNNGAATDWTQDHTKRFLQEATEIKNIWVPYGE; encoded by the coding sequence ATGACCATCAAAGAGATTTTTGACACCATGGACTACGGCCCCGCCCCCGAAAGCGCCGCCGAGGCACTGGCCTGGCTGGTCGATCAGGGCAGCCGGTTCGGCCATTTCATCAACGGCGAATTCACCGCTCCCGGCGACGGATTTGACAGCCGGAATCCTGCCACCGGAGAGGTGCTGGCCACCCTGACCCAGGCCACCCAAGAGGACGTGGACGCCGCAGTTGATGCTGCCCGCAATGCGCAAGGCAAATGGCAGGAGCTTGGCGGGCCGGGCCGGGCCAGATACCTCTATGCCATTGCCCGGCTGCTGCAGAAGCATTCCCGCCTGTTTGCAGTGCTGGAAACGCTCGATAACGGCAAGCCGATCCGCGAATCCCGCGACATCGATATCCCGCTGGCCCAACGGCATTTCTACTACCACGCAGGCATGGCCCAGCTGATGGAAAGCGAACTGCCGGACGCCGAGGCCTTGGGCGTCTGTGGTCAGATCATCCCTTGGAATTTCCCGCTCCTGATGCTGGCCTGGAAGATCGCGCCTGCAATTGCCATGGGCAATACGGTGGTGCTGAAACCGGCGGAGTACACTTCGCTCACAGCGCTTTTGTTTGCCGACATCTGCCGTCAGGCCGGCCTGCCCGAGGGGGTTGTCAATATCGTCACCGGCGACGGCGCGGCGGGAGAAATGATCACCGCGGCAGACGTGGACAAGATCGCCTTCACCGGCTCCACCTCCGTCGGCCGCCGGATCCGCGAGGCCACCGCAGGCAGCGGCAAGGAACTGACGCTCGAACTCGGCGGCAAGTCCCCCTACATTGTTTTTGACGATGCCGATATCGACAGCGCCATCGAAGGTCTGGTTGATGCGATCTGGTTCAACCAGGGTCAGGTCTGCTGCGCCGGCTCGCGCCTGCTGGTTCAGGAAGGCATTGCCGGGCGGTTCCACACCAAACTGAAGGCCAGGATGGACGGGTTGCGCATTGGCAACCCGCTGGACAAATGCATCGATGTGGGCGCCGTGGTCGACCCCGTGCAGCTGGACACCATTTCCAGCATGGTCGCGGCCAATCAGGCGGGCACCATGCATCAGGCCCAGGTGGAAATGCCTGAAAGCGGCTGTTTCTACCCGCCGACGCTGATTGAAGGCCTGTCGCCTGCCGACCTGCTGATGCAGGAAGAGATTTTTGGCCCGGTGCTGGTTTCCTGCACTTTCCGCACCCCTGCCGAGGCAGTGGAGCTGGCCAACAACACCCGTTACGGGCTGGCGGCAACCGTCTGGACCGAGAACCTGAACCTGGCGCTCGACATGGCGCCGAAACTGGCAGCCGGCGTCGTCTGGATCAACGGCACCAACATGTTCGACGCTGCGGCCGGATTCGGCGGCGTGCGCGAAAGCGGCTTTGGCCGCGAGGGCGGCTGGGAAGGCTTGACCGCATACACCCGCGCCAAAGCCAAGATAAAACCGCTGGCCAAAGCAGAACCGTTCGACGGCAACGGCGCCCCGGCAGATCCGCTGGACCGCACCGCCAAAATGTATATCGGCGGTAAGCAGGCCCGCCCGGACAGCGGTTATTCCCAGGCGGTATACAGCAAGACCGGAACGCTTTTGGGCCATGCCGGCCTTGCCAGCCGCAAGGACATCCGCAACGCGGTCGAAGCTGCTGCGGGCGCAAAAGGCTGGTCCAGGACCACAGGGCATTTGCGGGCGCAGATCCTCTATTACATCGGCGAAAACCTTTCAGCCCGCGCCGCGGAATTTGCCGCCCGCATCGACGCGATGACGGGCAGGAAGACCGGAACGGCTGAGGTTGAAACCTCAATCCAGCGCTTGTTCACCGCGGCTGCCTGGGCCGACAAATACGACGGCCAGATCCACGGCGTGCCGATCCGCGGCGTGGCACTGGCAATGAAGGAACCTGCCGGTGTGATTGGCGCGCTTTGCGCCGATGAGACGCCGCTGCTGGGTCTGGTCTCAGCAATGGCCCCTGCAATGGCCATGGGCAACCGGGTGGTGCTGGCGGCCTCCGAGCCCTTTCCGCTGGCGGCCACCGACTTCTACCAGGTTCTGGAAACATCAGACGTGCCTGCAGGCGTGGTCAATATCCTGACCGGCAGACACGCCGAGCTGGCCAAACCGCTGGCTTCGCATCTGAACGTGGATGCGGTCTGGAGCTTCTCTTCCACCGATCTGTCAGCGGCGATCGAGGCCGCTTCGGCAGGCAATCTGAAACGGACCTGGGTCAACAACGGCGCTGCCACCGACTGGACGCAGGACCACACCAAACGGTTCTTGCAGGAAGCCACTGAGATAAAGAACATCTGGGTGCCTTACGGCGAGTGA
- a CDS encoding peroxiredoxin, with protein sequence MGLRINDTVPDFTAETDQGTITFHDWIGDSWAILFSHPKDFTPVCTTEFSAVAQLSDEWSKRNTKVLGVSVDGVEDHKKWKKDIEEYGNAAPGFPIIADDGLAVSKAFDMLPAEAYLPDGRTPADSATVRSVFIIGPDKQLKLSMTYPMTVGRNFAEILRALDGLQMSLGKGVATPANWVPGEDVIIPPTVSNEDAKAKFGEFETIFPYLRKTKAPE encoded by the coding sequence ATGGGTTTGCGCATTAACGACACGGTCCCCGATTTTACTGCGGAAACGGATCAGGGCACCATCACCTTTCATGATTGGATCGGCGACAGCTGGGCGATTCTGTTCTCGCACCCTAAGGATTTCACCCCGGTCTGCACCACTGAGTTTTCCGCAGTGGCGCAGCTGAGCGATGAGTGGAGCAAGCGCAACACCAAGGTCCTTGGCGTTTCGGTTGATGGGGTCGAGGACCACAAGAAGTGGAAAAAGGACATCGAGGAATACGGCAATGCTGCGCCGGGTTTCCCGATCATCGCAGATGACGGTCTGGCGGTTTCCAAAGCCTTCGACATGCTGCCCGCCGAGGCCTATCTCCCCGATGGCCGCACGCCTGCAGACAGCGCCACCGTGCGGTCGGTGTTCATCATCGGCCCGGACAAGCAGCTGAAACTGTCGATGACCTATCCGATGACCGTGGGCCGCAACTTTGCCGAGATCCTGCGGGCGCTGGATGGCTTGCAAATGTCGCTGGGCAAGGGCGTTGCCACGCCGGCGAACTGGGTGCCCGGCGAGGATGTGATCATTCCGCCCACCGTGTCGAACGAGGACGCAAAGGCGAAGTTCGGCGAGTTCGAGACCATCTTCCCCTACCTGCGCAAGACCAAAGCACCGGAGTAA
- a CDS encoding AzlC family ABC transporter permease: MERLVAGASAAILAGLALNLRLILITASLRDEFSGRPWWQVLPGVHLATDVNWALMHAMRARGHHAGYGYLIGGGIGLIAVWVLSTVAGASFANTVPEPRALGMDFAFTAAFIAILRSLWSGLDRLLPWAGSVAVVLLTGLFTPLDPTWTLILGGLGGAVLAGVLGDD; this comes from the coding sequence GTGGAACGGCTGGTTGCCGGTGCAAGTGCCGCCATTCTGGCCGGGCTGGCCCTGAATCTGCGGCTGATTCTGATCACCGCGTCGCTGCGGGATGAATTCTCCGGACGGCCCTGGTGGCAGGTACTGCCAGGAGTGCATCTGGCCACAGATGTGAATTGGGCGCTGATGCACGCGATGCGCGCCCGCGGGCATCACGCAGGATACGGCTATCTGATTGGCGGCGGCATCGGGCTGATTGCAGTCTGGGTGCTGTCCACGGTGGCAGGCGCGAGTTTTGCAAACACCGTGCCTGAACCCAGGGCCCTGGGCATGGACTTTGCCTTCACCGCAGCTTTCATTGCCATCCTCCGGTCGCTGTGGAGCGGCCTGGACAGACTTCTGCCCTGGGCAGGTTCAGTCGCCGTCGTATTGCTGACCGGCCTGTTTACTCCGCTGGATCCCACTTGGACATTGATCCTGGGCGGCCTGGGCGGGGCGGTTCTTGCCGGAGTACTGGGCGATGACTGA
- the rpsO gene encoding 30S ribosomal protein S15, protein MSITAEEKTRLMKEFATKDGDTGSPEVQVAILTSRINTLTEHFKTHKKDNHGRRGLLKMVAQRRKLLDYTKGKDEARYQDLIKRLGIRR, encoded by the coding sequence ATGTCGATCACTGCAGAAGAAAAAACACGCCTGATGAAAGAATTCGCGACCAAGGACGGCGACACCGGTTCGCCGGAAGTCCAGGTTGCAATCCTGACATCGCGCATCAACACCCTGACTGAGCACTTCAAAACCCACAAGAAGGACAACCACGGCCGCCGTGGCCTTCTGAAGATGGTTGCTCAGCGCCGTAAGCTGCTGGACTACACCAAAGGCAAGGATGAGGCCCGTTACCAGGACCTGATCAAGCGCCTCGGCATCCGCCGCTAA
- a CDS encoding RluA family pseudouridine synthase: MTVSSEYTPPQDPLSILHRDAELLAVNKPAGLLSVPGRGPHLADCLITRIQAMFPEALLVHRLDRDTSGVIVFGLTPHAQRHLSMQFEKRTAKKAYVARVSGRLEPRSGTVDLPLIVDWPNRPKQMVCHETGKPAVTGWRVMKYEDGSTRVRLTPKTGRSHQLRVHMLSLGHPILGDPLYASGAALEHPRLMLHSEELRIKHPDSGESLKFRVKPEF; this comes from the coding sequence ATGACCGTTTCAAGCGAATACACTCCACCGCAAGACCCGCTGTCAATTCTGCACCGCGACGCCGAGCTGCTGGCGGTGAACAAGCCTGCCGGACTGTTGTCGGTGCCCGGACGCGGCCCGCATCTGGCCGATTGCCTGATTACCCGCATCCAGGCGATGTTCCCCGAGGCGCTGCTGGTGCACCGGCTGGACCGCGATACCTCTGGCGTGATAGTATTCGGCCTCACCCCGCATGCGCAACGGCACCTGTCGATGCAGTTTGAAAAACGCACCGCAAAGAAGGCTTATGTGGCACGGGTGTCCGGCCGGCTGGAGCCGCGGAGCGGCACGGTGGATTTGCCGCTGATCGTCGATTGGCCGAACCGGCCGAAACAGATGGTCTGCCATGAGACCGGAAAACCCGCCGTCACCGGCTGGAGGGTAATGAAATATGAGGACGGTTCCACGCGGGTGCGGCTGACACCGAAAACCGGTCGTTCGCACCAGCTGCGTGTGCATATGCTGTCGCTGGGCCATCCGATTCTGGGCGATCCGCTTTATGCCAGCGGTGCAGCGCTGGAGCATCCCCGGCTGATGCTGCATTCAGAAGAGCTGCGGATCAAACACCCGGACAGCGGCGAGTCGCTGAAATTCCGGGTGAAACCGGAGTTCTGA
- a CDS encoding aldehyde dehydrogenase family protein, with amino-acid sequence MLEKREFYINGQWVAPAASNDFEVINPSTEEPCAVISLGSEADTNAAVAAAKAALPGWMNTPVADRIALVEKLVDVYEARAEDLAQAMSLEMGAPIDLSRTSQVGAGSWHLRNFIAAAKEFDFDAPLNERSPNDRIIHEAVGVCALITPWNWPMNQVTLKVGAAAVAGCTMVLKPSEQSPLNAMIFAELMHEAGFPAGVFNLVNGDGMGVGSKLTTHPDVDMISFTGSTRAGIAITQAAAPTLKKVDLELGGKGANVIFEDADEKAVKRGVLHMMQNTGQSCNAPSRMLVQNSIYDRVVAEAAEIAAKVEVGPADKEGRHIGPVVNEMQWNKIQDLIQKGIDEGARLIAGGTGRPDGLNKGYYVKPTVFADVNNQMTIAREEIFGPVLAILPFENEQEAVEIANDTPYGLTNYVQTQDGARANRMARALRSGMVEMNGKSRSAGSPFGGMKQSGKGREGGKWGIEDFLEVKAVGGWAAE; translated from the coding sequence ATGCTCGAGAAACGCGAATTTTATATCAACGGCCAGTGGGTCGCCCCTGCGGCCTCCAACGACTTTGAGGTGATCAACCCCTCGACCGAAGAACCCTGTGCTGTCATTTCGCTGGGCTCCGAAGCGGACACCAACGCCGCTGTGGCTGCCGCCAAGGCGGCGCTGCCAGGCTGGATGAACACCCCGGTGGCAGACCGCATCGCGCTGGTGGAAAAGCTGGTCGATGTCTATGAGGCCCGCGCCGAGGACCTGGCCCAGGCAATGTCGCTGGAAATGGGCGCACCGATCGACTTGTCGCGCACGTCGCAAGTCGGTGCCGGCAGCTGGCACCTGCGCAACTTCATCGCCGCAGCCAAGGAATTCGACTTTGACGCTCCGTTGAACGAGCGCAGCCCCAACGACCGCATCATTCACGAAGCGGTGGGCGTCTGCGCGCTGATCACGCCGTGGAACTGGCCGATGAACCAGGTGACGCTCAAGGTCGGCGCAGCGGCGGTGGCCGGCTGCACCATGGTGCTGAAGCCGTCCGAGCAAAGCCCGCTGAATGCAATGATCTTTGCCGAGCTGATGCACGAAGCAGGCTTCCCTGCGGGGGTCTTCAATCTGGTGAACGGCGACGGTATGGGCGTTGGCTCGAAGTTGACCACACATCCGGATGTGGACATGATCTCCTTCACCGGCTCGACCCGGGCGGGCATTGCTATCACCCAGGCTGCGGCGCCGACCCTGAAGAAAGTGGATCTGGAGCTGGGCGGCAAAGGCGCCAACGTGATCTTTGAGGATGCCGATGAAAAGGCCGTGAAACGCGGCGTGCTGCACATGATGCAGAATACCGGTCAAAGCTGCAACGCGCCCAGCCGGATGCTGGTGCAGAACAGCATCTACGACCGCGTGGTGGCCGAAGCCGCAGAGATCGCCGCCAAAGTCGAGGTCGGCCCGGCCGACAAGGAAGGCCGCCACATCGGTCCGGTGGTGAACGAGATGCAGTGGAACAAGATCCAGGATCTGATCCAGAAGGGCATCGACGAAGGCGCCCGGCTGATCGCCGGCGGCACCGGGCGCCCGGACGGGCTGAACAAGGGCTATTATGTAAAGCCCACCGTCTTTGCCGATGTGAACAACCAGATGACCATCGCACGTGAAGAGATCTTTGGCCCGGTGCTGGCAATCCTGCCGTTTGAGAACGAGCAAGAAGCGGTCGAGATCGCCAATGACACGCCTTACGGCCTGACCAACTATGTGCAGACCCAGGACGGCGCCCGCGCTAACCGTATGGCCCGCGCGCTGCGCTCCGGCATGGTCGAGATGAACGGCAAATCCCGCTCTGCGGGTTCCCCCTTTGGCGGTATGAAACAGTCCGGTAAGGGCCGCGAGGGCGGTAAATGGGGTATCGAGGACTTTCTGGAAGTGAAAGCCGTCGGCGGCTGGGCGGCTGAGTAG
- a CDS encoding AzlD family protein, protein MTETWTLILSLAAATFTVRLSGYLLGRRLPDHGPWARGLQALPGCLILSLVTCLLMQGGPLEWVSGAVAFAVALATRSLPLTMAAGIAAICLLRAYF, encoded by the coding sequence ATGACTGAAACCTGGACCCTGATTCTCAGTCTGGCAGCGGCCACTTTTACGGTGCGGCTGTCCGGTTATCTGCTGGGCCGACGGCTGCCGGATCACGGTCCTTGGGCGCGCGGTCTGCAGGCACTGCCGGGCTGCCTGATCCTGTCGCTGGTCACCTGCCTCTTGATGCAGGGCGGCCCGCTGGAATGGGTATCCGGGGCGGTAGCCTTCGCAGTGGCTCTTGCCACCCGCAGCCTGCCCCTGACCATGGCTGCCGGAATAGCTGCAATCTGCCTGCTTAGAGCCTATTTCTGA
- a CDS encoding DUF1643 domain-containing protein: MITRSHTKGDAPSTAVYSDCEIYRYSLTRVWDPAGPRVMFVMLNPSTATEMQNDPTIERCERRARALGFGGFRATNIFACRVTDPRGMRQLEEPEGPDNMQAILEGMEWADMVICAWGTHGEHRGQGARVTAALRATGKPLHHLGLSKAGHPKHPLYIAYIQQPELWLQR; the protein is encoded by the coding sequence ATGATCACCCGCAGCCATACCAAGGGCGATGCGCCCTCGACCGCCGTTTATTCGGATTGCGAAATCTACCGCTACAGTCTGACCCGGGTCTGGGACCCTGCCGGGCCGCGGGTGATGTTCGTGATGCTCAATCCTTCTACTGCAACCGAGATGCAGAACGATCCCACCATCGAACGCTGCGAACGCCGTGCACGGGCATTGGGGTTCGGCGGTTTCAGAGCCACAAACATCTTTGCCTGCCGGGTCACAGATCCGCGCGGGATGCGGCAGCTGGAAGAACCAGAGGGCCCGGACAACATGCAGGCCATACTGGAAGGAATGGAGTGGGCCGATATGGTGATCTGCGCTTGGGGCACCCATGGCGAGCATCGGGGGCAAGGGGCGCGGGTTACAGCGGCGCTGCGCGCCACCGGAAAGCCGCTGCACCACCTCGGTCTCAGCAAGGCAGGCCACCCGAAGCACCCGCTTTATATCGCCTACATCCAGCAACCGGAGCTTTGGCTGCAGCGATAG